One segment of Acidimicrobiales bacterium DNA contains the following:
- a CDS encoding right-handed parallel beta-helix repeat-containing protein — MNRVVATVLAVGLVVSAAACGDDDDESGGGSEGGGSSGGALDTGQEDIRAVPEEYDTIQEAVDAAEEGDLVLVSPGVYKEAVTVETDDIVIRGLDRNDVILDGEFEKDNGIRVLEADGVAVENMTARNYTTNGFFWTGAEGYRGSYLTAHNNGDYGVYAFDSTVGLFEHSYGSGSPDAGFYIGQCYPCDAVMRDVVAENNGLGYSGTNAGGNLYIVDSVFRQNRAGIVPNSGSYELYPPERETTIVGNLVYSNNNYETAAIDSARLAGGNGILVAGGNDNVIERNLVFDHDIAGIAVVLIDDAEAPGGYYWPSGNVVRGNVVEDSRLADLGVVQEADGGNCFADNEFATTAPTNLETLLPCEGTGSGNPDEGALDIGRLATMDGKPESGVYQDMPIPDDQENMPDADSADWEPAGAPPEVDVDAIEVPDKP; from the coding sequence ATGAATCGAGTGGTTGCGACCGTGCTCGCCGTCGGGCTCGTGGTGTCCGCCGCGGCCTGCGGCGATGACGACGACGAGAGCGGCGGGGGGAGCGAGGGCGGCGGGTCGTCGGGCGGAGCGCTCGACACCGGGCAGGAGGACATCCGCGCCGTCCCCGAGGAGTACGACACCATCCAGGAAGCGGTCGACGCCGCCGAGGAGGGCGACCTGGTGCTGGTCTCCCCCGGCGTCTACAAGGAGGCCGTCACCGTCGAGACCGACGACATCGTCATCCGGGGCCTCGACCGCAACGACGTGATCCTCGACGGCGAGTTCGAGAAGGACAACGGCATCCGGGTGCTGGAGGCCGACGGTGTCGCCGTCGAGAACATGACGGCCCGCAACTACACCACCAACGGCTTCTTCTGGACCGGCGCCGAGGGCTACCGGGGCTCCTACCTCACCGCCCACAACAACGGCGACTACGGCGTCTACGCCTTCGACTCCACCGTCGGGCTGTTCGAGCACTCCTACGGCTCCGGGTCGCCCGACGCCGGCTTCTACATCGGCCAGTGCTACCCGTGCGATGCCGTGATGCGTGACGTCGTGGCGGAGAACAACGGCCTCGGCTACTCGGGCACCAACGCCGGCGGGAACCTCTACATCGTCGACTCGGTGTTCCGGCAGAACCGGGCCGGCATCGTGCCCAACAGCGGCAGCTACGAGCTGTACCCGCCCGAGCGCGAGACCACGATCGTCGGCAACCTCGTGTACTCCAACAACAACTACGAGACCGCCGCGATCGACTCGGCCCGGCTGGCCGGCGGCAACGGCATCCTCGTGGCCGGCGGCAACGACAACGTGATCGAGCGCAACCTCGTCTTCGACCACGACATCGCCGGCATCGCCGTGGTGCTCATCGACGACGCCGAGGCCCCGGGCGGCTACTACTGGCCGTCGGGCAACGTGGTGCGGGGCAACGTGGTGGAGGACTCCCGGCTCGCCGACCTCGGCGTGGTCCAGGAGGCCGACGGCGGCAACTGCTTCGCCGACAACGAGTTCGCCACGACCGCGCCGACGAACCTGGAGACGCTGCTGCCCTGCGAGGGCACCGGCTCGGGCAACCCGGACGAGGGCGCGCTCGACATCGGCCGGCTGGCGACCATGGACGGCAAGCCGGAGTCGGGCGTCTACCAGGACATGCCGATCCCGGACGACCAGGAGAACATGCCCGACGCCGACTCGGCCGACTGGGAGCCCGCGGGCGCCCCACCCGAGGTCGACGTCGACGCCATCGAGGTGCCCGACAAGCCGTGA
- a CDS encoding plastocyanin/azurin family copper-binding protein codes for MHRALSLVGTGLLAATLTLAAACGEDDNADDGSELEDVVSIDGSEADVKVLDNTFNDENISVASGTKVVWTNDGRQDHDIIPNDDGDWGVDPDDFEAGAVYEHTFDEPGTYRYYCSLHGSETSGMIGAVVVEEP; via the coding sequence TGCATCGGGCCCTCTCCCTCGTCGGCACTGGACTCCTGGCTGCGACCCTCACGCTGGCCGCGGCCTGCGGCGAGGACGACAACGCCGACGACGGCAGCGAACTGGAAGACGTGGTGTCGATCGACGGCTCGGAGGCCGACGTGAAGGTGCTCGACAACACGTTCAACGACGAGAACATCAGCGTCGCCTCCGGCACCAAGGTGGTGTGGACCAACGACGGTCGCCAGGACCACGACATCATCCCCAACGACGATGGCGACTGGGGCGTCGATCCCGACGACTTCGAGGCCGGCGCCGTCTACGAGCACACCTTCGACGAGCCCGGCACCTACCGCTACTACTGCTCGCTGCACGGCTCGGAGACCTCCGGGATGATCGGTGCCGTGGTGGTCGAGGAACCGTGA